From Oncorhynchus mykiss isolate Arlee chromosome 25, USDA_OmykA_1.1, whole genome shotgun sequence, a single genomic window includes:
- the LOC110505629 gene encoding hypoxia-inducible factor 1-alpha-like isoform X6, translated as MRLAISYLHMRKLLSTEDKAVEKEQEESEMDSQLNGSYLKALEGFLMVLSKDGDMIYLSENVNKCLGLAQFDLTGLSVFEYTHPCDHEELREILVHRTGTSKKSNGPNTERSFFLRMKCTLTSRGRTVNVKSSTWKVLHCSGHVRVHEAPTEQSPIGHKEPPVSYLVLVCDPIPHPSNIEAPLDTKTFLSRHTLDMKFTYCDERITELMGYDPEDLINRSVYEYYHALDADYLTKTHHNLFVKGQVSTGQYRMLAKIGGFVWVETQATVIYNNKNSQPQCVVSVNFVLSGIEEEKMVLSLEQTEDMRSVKKELVEEEEDEGPEAEVSPVLLKEEKVDVIKLFTQAMEDQPLASLYDRLKEEPEALTLLAPAAGDTIISLDFSSPDSDILLKEVPLYNDVMLPSTSDKLALPHSMLPPNEQPLIPSASVDTKAGPDSFSTPGSHSSTEPDSPLNFCFPMDSDISAALKLDLVERLFAIDTEPKTPFTSQGMEDLDLEMLAPYIPMDDDFQLRTLSPEEPPSCGPAQPLESSLCSPLHLTLSYTDSPFSAPRSRKASPAPELAASPCPASLLTMRAPPMDREMSLRTLATQNSQRKRKLSLSQAVGIVNGALLQDPPGPGKKLKVSELGSSEAPSNRTILLLPTDLASCLLGISSEGSGSPFTLPQLTRYDCEVNAPVVGRQHLLQGEDLLCALDQVN; from the exons TTTGACCTGACAGGACTTAGTGTGTTTGAGTACACACACCCCTGTGACCACGAGGAGCTAAGGGAGATCCTGGTACACAGAACAG GGACCTCTAAAAAGTCCAATGGACCAAACACAGAGCGCAGCTTCTTCCTGCGGATGAAATGTACCCTCACCAGCAGGGGGCGCACTGTCAATGTCAAATCATCcacctggaaggttctccactgCTCAGGCCATGTGCGAGTCCATGAAGCCCCAACTGAGCAGAGCCCCATTGGGCACAAGGAGCCGCCTGTCTCCTACCTGGTGCTAGTCTGTGACCCCATCCCCCACCCCTCCAACATCGAGGCGCCATTGGACACCAAGACCTTCCTCAGCCGCCACACACTGGACATGAAGTTCACCTATTGTGACGAGAG GATCACTGAGCTGATGGGCTATGATCCAGAGGACCTGATAAATCGCTCTGTGTATGAGTACTACCATGCCTTGGACGCAGACTACCTCACTAAGACCCATCACAACT TGTTTGTTAAGGGCCAGGTGAGCACAGGCCAGTACCGCATGCTGGCTAAGATAGGTGGCTTTGTGTGGGTGGAGACTCAGGCCACTGTTATCTACAACAACAAGAACTCCCAGCcccagtgtgttgtctctgtcaACTTTGTGCTCAG TGGCATTGAGGAGGAGAAGATGGTGCTGTCTCTGGAGCAGACTGAGGACATGAGGTCTGTAAAGAAGGagctggtggaggaggaagaggacgaggGCCCAGAGGCAGAGGTGTCCCCTGTGCTCTTGAAGGAGGAGAAGGTGGATGTGATTAAGCTTTTCACCCAGGCAATGGAGGACCAGCCGCTGGCCAGCCTGTATGACAGACTGAAGGAGGAACCAGAGGCCCTCACCCTTCTGGCCCCGGCCGCAGGAGACACCATCATCTCCCTGGACTTCAGCAGCCCCG ACTCTGACATCCTGCTGAAGGAGGTGCCTCTCTACAACGATGTGATGCTGCCCTCCACCAGTGACAAGCTGGCCCTGCCTCACTCTATGCTGCCCCCCAATGAGCAGCCCCTGATCCCCAGCGCCTCAGTGGACACCAAGGCAGGTCCAGACTCCTTCAGCACCCCAGGCAGCCACAGCTCAACTGAG CCTGACAGCCCGCTGAACTTCTGTTTTCCAATGGACTCTGACATCAGTGCTGCACTGAAACTGGACCTGGTGGAAAGACTGTTTGCCATCGACACAGAACCCAAGACACCTTTCACCTCACAG GGCATGGAGGACCTGGACCTGGAGATGTTGGCTCCATACATCCCCATGGATGATGACTTCCAGCTGCGCACCCTGTCCCCAGAGGAGCCCCCATCGTGTGGCCCAGCCCAGCCCCTGGAGAGCTCTCTGTGCTCTCCTCTGCACCTCACCCTTAGCTACACTGATTCCCCCTTTAGTGCCCCAAGAAGCCGGAAAGCTTCCCCAGCCCCGGAGCTGGCAGCTAGCCCTTGCCCTGCCTCCTTACTCACCATGAG GGCGCCTCcgatggacagagagatgtcCCTCAGGACACTGGCCACCCAGAACTCACAGCGCAAGAGAAAGTTGTCTCTGTCTCAGGCTGTCGGAATAGTAAAT GGGGCATTGCTCCAGGACCCTCCTGGGCCAGGTAAAAAGCTCAAGGTGTCTGAGCTGGGCAGCTCTGAGGCTCCCTCCAACAGGACCATACTGCTCCTACCTACAG ACCTGGCAAGCTGCCTGCTTGGCATCTCCTCGGAGGGCAGCGGCTCACCCTTCACCCTTCCACAGCTGACCCGGTATGACTGTGAGGTTAATGCCCCCGTGGTGGGTCGCCAGCACCTGCTGCAGGGCGAGGATCTGCTGTGTGCCCTGGACCAAGTCAACTGA
- the LOC110505629 gene encoding hypoxia-inducible factor 1-alpha-like isoform X7 — MDSQLNGSYLKALEGFLMVLSKDGDMIYLSENVNKCLGLAQFDLTGLSVFEYTHPCDHEELREILVHRTGTSKKSNGPNTERSFFLRMKCTLTSRGRTVNVKSSTWKVLHCSGHVRVHEAPTEQSPIGHKEPPVSYLVLVCDPIPHPSNIEAPLDTKTFLSRHTLDMKFTYCDERITELMGYDPEDLINRSVYEYYHALDADYLTKTHHNLFVKGQVSTGQYRMLAKIGGFVWVETQATVIYNNKNSQPQCVVSVNFVLSGIEEEKMVLSLEQTEDMRSVKKELVEEEEDEGPEAEVSPVLLKEEKVDVIKLFTQAMEDQPLASLYDRLKEEPEALTLLAPAAGDTIISLDFSSPDSDILLKEVPLYNDVMLPSTSDKLALPHSMLPPNEQPLIPSASVDTKAGPDSFSTPGSHSSTEPDSPLNFCFPMDSDISAALKLDLVERLFAIDTEPKTPFTSQGMEDLDLEMLAPYIPMDDDFQLRTLSPEEPPSCGPAQPLESSLCSPLHLTLSYTDSPFSAPRSRKASPAPELAASPCPASLLTMRAPPMDREMSLRTLATQNSQRKRKLSLSQAVGIVNGALLQDPPGPGKKLKVSELGSSEAPSNRTILLLPTDLASCLLGISSEGSGSPFTLPQLTRYDCEVNAPVVGRQHLLQGEDLLCALDQVN; from the exons TTTGACCTGACAGGACTTAGTGTGTTTGAGTACACACACCCCTGTGACCACGAGGAGCTAAGGGAGATCCTGGTACACAGAACAG GGACCTCTAAAAAGTCCAATGGACCAAACACAGAGCGCAGCTTCTTCCTGCGGATGAAATGTACCCTCACCAGCAGGGGGCGCACTGTCAATGTCAAATCATCcacctggaaggttctccactgCTCAGGCCATGTGCGAGTCCATGAAGCCCCAACTGAGCAGAGCCCCATTGGGCACAAGGAGCCGCCTGTCTCCTACCTGGTGCTAGTCTGTGACCCCATCCCCCACCCCTCCAACATCGAGGCGCCATTGGACACCAAGACCTTCCTCAGCCGCCACACACTGGACATGAAGTTCACCTATTGTGACGAGAG GATCACTGAGCTGATGGGCTATGATCCAGAGGACCTGATAAATCGCTCTGTGTATGAGTACTACCATGCCTTGGACGCAGACTACCTCACTAAGACCCATCACAACT TGTTTGTTAAGGGCCAGGTGAGCACAGGCCAGTACCGCATGCTGGCTAAGATAGGTGGCTTTGTGTGGGTGGAGACTCAGGCCACTGTTATCTACAACAACAAGAACTCCCAGCcccagtgtgttgtctctgtcaACTTTGTGCTCAG TGGCATTGAGGAGGAGAAGATGGTGCTGTCTCTGGAGCAGACTGAGGACATGAGGTCTGTAAAGAAGGagctggtggaggaggaagaggacgaggGCCCAGAGGCAGAGGTGTCCCCTGTGCTCTTGAAGGAGGAGAAGGTGGATGTGATTAAGCTTTTCACCCAGGCAATGGAGGACCAGCCGCTGGCCAGCCTGTATGACAGACTGAAGGAGGAACCAGAGGCCCTCACCCTTCTGGCCCCGGCCGCAGGAGACACCATCATCTCCCTGGACTTCAGCAGCCCCG ACTCTGACATCCTGCTGAAGGAGGTGCCTCTCTACAACGATGTGATGCTGCCCTCCACCAGTGACAAGCTGGCCCTGCCTCACTCTATGCTGCCCCCCAATGAGCAGCCCCTGATCCCCAGCGCCTCAGTGGACACCAAGGCAGGTCCAGACTCCTTCAGCACCCCAGGCAGCCACAGCTCAACTGAG CCTGACAGCCCGCTGAACTTCTGTTTTCCAATGGACTCTGACATCAGTGCTGCACTGAAACTGGACCTGGTGGAAAGACTGTTTGCCATCGACACAGAACCCAAGACACCTTTCACCTCACAG GGCATGGAGGACCTGGACCTGGAGATGTTGGCTCCATACATCCCCATGGATGATGACTTCCAGCTGCGCACCCTGTCCCCAGAGGAGCCCCCATCGTGTGGCCCAGCCCAGCCCCTGGAGAGCTCTCTGTGCTCTCCTCTGCACCTCACCCTTAGCTACACTGATTCCCCCTTTAGTGCCCCAAGAAGCCGGAAAGCTTCCCCAGCCCCGGAGCTGGCAGCTAGCCCTTGCCCTGCCTCCTTACTCACCATGAG GGCGCCTCcgatggacagagagatgtcCCTCAGGACACTGGCCACCCAGAACTCACAGCGCAAGAGAAAGTTGTCTCTGTCTCAGGCTGTCGGAATAGTAAAT GGGGCATTGCTCCAGGACCCTCCTGGGCCAGGTAAAAAGCTCAAGGTGTCTGAGCTGGGCAGCTCTGAGGCTCCCTCCAACAGGACCATACTGCTCCTACCTACAG ACCTGGCAAGCTGCCTGCTTGGCATCTCCTCGGAGGGCAGCGGCTCACCCTTCACCCTTCCACAGCTGACCCGGTATGACTGTGAGGTTAATGCCCCCGTGGTGGGTCGCCAGCACCTGCTGCAGGGCGAGGATCTGCTGTGTGCCCTGGACCAAGTCAACTGA